One Oreochromis niloticus isolate F11D_XX linkage group LG16, O_niloticus_UMD_NMBU, whole genome shotgun sequence genomic window carries:
- the chaf1b gene encoding chromatin assembly factor 1 subunit B isoform X1 has protein sequence MKVVTREIAWHNKEPVYSLDFQHSSDGRIHRLATAGVDTTVRLWRVDAGPDGKAVVEFLSNLARHTKAVNVVRFSPNGELLASGGDDALILLWKLNDSKEPEQASVFQEDEDAQLNKESWTVVKTLRGHIEDVYDICWTRDGNFMVSGSVDNTAIMWDINKGQKLSILNDHKSYVQGVTWDPQGQYIATLSCDRVLRVYSTHTKKKAFSISKMSSGPLAEGEVKQYRMFHDDSMRSFFRRLSFTPDGSFLLAPAGCVEIGENIMNTTYIFSRKGLKRPIAHLPCPSKATLAVRCCPVYFELRTKKGEDGSVQALPNVFQLPYRMVFAVASEDSIVLYDTQQTLPFGLVSNIHYHTLSDLTWSRDGSFLAVSSTDGYCSFLSFSPGELGTPLKEPPTLEVFVPSSGVEKKGKKASLAKSSSPVSQPSPSAPPALSQANQGKDAPSLTSPEEKKSTPRANSKPQPRRITLNTLEGWGKPSTPKATASAAPQSSKSGSTSAPSTPQPRVTPLSPSTPKVLNSANTPGPATPKSAATSKGPTPRRVSLTPIAPRSPAVGSLFSPLSSTEKAKHDRPSPPTDPVCQPPESKRPKTTQGKTSVTQE, from the exons ATGAAGGTGGTAACGCGTGAGATAGCATGGCACAACAAGGAGCCAGTGTACAGTCTGGACTTTCAGCACAGCTCAGATGGACGCATTCATCGACTGGCCACAGCTGGAGTGGACACCACAGTCAGG CTGTGGCGGGTGGATGCTGGTCCAGACGGGAAGGCGGTGGTAGAGTTTCTGTCTAATCTGGCTAGACATACAAAAGCTGTCAATGTAGTGCGCTTTAGCCCCAACGGAGAGCTGCTTGCTTCAGGAGGAGATG ATGCATTAATTCTGCTGTGGAAGCTCAACGACTCCAAGGAGCCCGAGCAGGCCTCTGTGTTTCAGGAGGATGAGGATGCTCAGCTAAACAAGGAGAGCTGGACTGTGGTCAAAACGCTTAG AGGGCACATAGAGGATGTGTATGACATCTGCTGGACACGTGATGGAAACTTCATGGTGTCTGGATCTGTTGATAACACAGCTATCATGTGGGACATCAATAAAG gaCAGAAGCTTTCTATCTTGAACGACCACAAGAGCTACGTGCAGGGGGTTACCTGGGATCCCCAGGGACAATATATTGCCACTCTCAGCTGTGACAG GGTGCTTCGTGTGTACAGCACTCACACCAAGAAGAAGGCCTTCAGTATCAGTAAAATGAGCTCTGGGCCGCTTGCAGAAGGAGAG GTGAAGCAGTACAGGATGTTCCACGATGACAGCATGAGGTCTTTCTTTCGCCGTCTCTCATTCACACCAGACGGGTCATTCCTGCTTGCTCCCG CTGGATGCGTGGAGATAGGAGAAAACATCATGAATACCACCTACATCTTTTCCAGGAAGGGTCTAAAGAG GCCTATTGCTCACTTGCCGTGCCCATCTAAGGCTACACTGGCTGTGCGCTGCTGCCCTGTCTACTTTGAACTGAGGACAAAAAAAGGAGAAG ATGGTTCTGTCCAGgctcttcccaatgtattccaGCTGCCGTACCGTATGGTGTTTGCCGTGGCCTCTGAGGATTCAATCGTGTTGTATGACACGCAGCAGACACTTCCATTTGGCCTTGTGTCCAACATCCACTACCACACACTCAGTGATCTCACATG GTCCCGCGATGGCTCCTTCCTGGCTGTGTCCTCCACAGACGGTTACTGCTCCTTCCTGTCATTCTCTCCCGGGGAGCTGGGCACTCCACTGAAAGAGCCGCCCACCCTGGAGGTCTTTGTCCCAAGCAGTGGTGTTGAGAAAAAAGGCAAGAAGGCATCATTGGCCAAAAGCTCATCTCCTGTATCCCAGCCGTCACCCTCGGCCCCACCTGCCTTATCCCAAGCTAACCAGGGCAAAGACGCCCCCTCTCTAACCTCcccagaggagaagaagagcacCCCTCGTGCCAACTCCAAACCTCAGCCCCGCAGGATCACCCTCAACACCCTCGAGGGATGGGGAAAGCCCAGTACTCCTAAAGCCACGGCCTCTGCAGCACCTCAGTCCTCAAAATCTGGGAGCACAAGCGCCCCTTCCACTCCCCAACCACGCGTAACCCCCCTCTCTCCTTCCACACCAAAAGTCCTCAACAGTGCCAATACTCCTGGGCCTGCAACACCTAAGAGTGCTGCCACATCAAAAGGGCCCACTCCAAG GAGAGTATCTTTGACTCCCATTGCACCCCGGTCTCCAGCTGTTGGCTCACTTTTCAGCCCCCTCTCCTCCACAGAAAAGGCCAAACACG ATCGTCCTTCTCCTCCCACTGATCCAGTGTGCCAGCCTCCAGAATCTAAACGACCCAAGACCACCCAAGGAAAGACCAGCGTCACCCAGGAGTAG
- the chaf1b gene encoding chromatin assembly factor 1 subunit B isoform X2: protein MKVVTREIAWHNKEPVYSLDFQHSSDGRIHRLATAGVDTTVRLWRVDAGPDGKAVVEFLSNLARHTKAVNVVRFSPNGELLASGGDDALILLWKLNDSKEPEQASVFQEDEDAQLNKESWTVVKTLRGHIEDVYDICWTRDGNFMVSGSVDNTAIMWDINKGQKLSILNDHKSYVQGVTWDPQGQYIATLSCDRVLRVYSTHTKKKAFSISKMSSGPLAEGEVKQYRMFHDDSMRSFFRRLSFTPDGSFLLAPAGCVEIGENIMNTTYIFSRKGLKRPIAHLPCPSKATLAVRCCPVYFELRTKKGEDGSVQALPNVFQLPYRMVFAVASEDSIVLYDTQQTLPFGLVSNIHYHTLSDLTWSRDGSFLAVSSTDGYCSFLSFSPGELGTPLKEPPTLEVFVPSSGVEKKGKKASLAKSSSPVSQPSPSAPPALSQANQGKDAPSLTSPEEKKSTPRANSKPQPRRITLNTLEGWGKPSTPKATASAAPQSSKSGSTSAPSTPQPRVTPLSPSTPKVLNSANTPGPATPKSAATSKGPTPRRVSLTPIAPRSPAVGSLFSPLSSTEKAKHADHGSAKEAQIITP, encoded by the exons ATGAAGGTGGTAACGCGTGAGATAGCATGGCACAACAAGGAGCCAGTGTACAGTCTGGACTTTCAGCACAGCTCAGATGGACGCATTCATCGACTGGCCACAGCTGGAGTGGACACCACAGTCAGG CTGTGGCGGGTGGATGCTGGTCCAGACGGGAAGGCGGTGGTAGAGTTTCTGTCTAATCTGGCTAGACATACAAAAGCTGTCAATGTAGTGCGCTTTAGCCCCAACGGAGAGCTGCTTGCTTCAGGAGGAGATG ATGCATTAATTCTGCTGTGGAAGCTCAACGACTCCAAGGAGCCCGAGCAGGCCTCTGTGTTTCAGGAGGATGAGGATGCTCAGCTAAACAAGGAGAGCTGGACTGTGGTCAAAACGCTTAG AGGGCACATAGAGGATGTGTATGACATCTGCTGGACACGTGATGGAAACTTCATGGTGTCTGGATCTGTTGATAACACAGCTATCATGTGGGACATCAATAAAG gaCAGAAGCTTTCTATCTTGAACGACCACAAGAGCTACGTGCAGGGGGTTACCTGGGATCCCCAGGGACAATATATTGCCACTCTCAGCTGTGACAG GGTGCTTCGTGTGTACAGCACTCACACCAAGAAGAAGGCCTTCAGTATCAGTAAAATGAGCTCTGGGCCGCTTGCAGAAGGAGAG GTGAAGCAGTACAGGATGTTCCACGATGACAGCATGAGGTCTTTCTTTCGCCGTCTCTCATTCACACCAGACGGGTCATTCCTGCTTGCTCCCG CTGGATGCGTGGAGATAGGAGAAAACATCATGAATACCACCTACATCTTTTCCAGGAAGGGTCTAAAGAG GCCTATTGCTCACTTGCCGTGCCCATCTAAGGCTACACTGGCTGTGCGCTGCTGCCCTGTCTACTTTGAACTGAGGACAAAAAAAGGAGAAG ATGGTTCTGTCCAGgctcttcccaatgtattccaGCTGCCGTACCGTATGGTGTTTGCCGTGGCCTCTGAGGATTCAATCGTGTTGTATGACACGCAGCAGACACTTCCATTTGGCCTTGTGTCCAACATCCACTACCACACACTCAGTGATCTCACATG GTCCCGCGATGGCTCCTTCCTGGCTGTGTCCTCCACAGACGGTTACTGCTCCTTCCTGTCATTCTCTCCCGGGGAGCTGGGCACTCCACTGAAAGAGCCGCCCACCCTGGAGGTCTTTGTCCCAAGCAGTGGTGTTGAGAAAAAAGGCAAGAAGGCATCATTGGCCAAAAGCTCATCTCCTGTATCCCAGCCGTCACCCTCGGCCCCACCTGCCTTATCCCAAGCTAACCAGGGCAAAGACGCCCCCTCTCTAACCTCcccagaggagaagaagagcacCCCTCGTGCCAACTCCAAACCTCAGCCCCGCAGGATCACCCTCAACACCCTCGAGGGATGGGGAAAGCCCAGTACTCCTAAAGCCACGGCCTCTGCAGCACCTCAGTCCTCAAAATCTGGGAGCACAAGCGCCCCTTCCACTCCCCAACCACGCGTAACCCCCCTCTCTCCTTCCACACCAAAAGTCCTCAACAGTGCCAATACTCCTGGGCCTGCAACACCTAAGAGTGCTGCCACATCAAAAGGGCCCACTCCAAG GAGAGTATCTTTGACTCCCATTGCACCCCGGTCTCCAGCTGTTGGCTCACTTTTCAGCCCCCTCTCCTCCACAGAAAAGGCCAAACACG CAGATCATGGGAGTGCCAAAGAAGCCCAAATCATTACCCCTTGA